From the genome of Pseudomonas putida:
GCAATGCCTGGGGCAGGATGATCCGCCGAAAACGCGTGGTCGCCGGCATGTTCAGAGCGGTGCACGCCTCGTATTGGCCCTTGGCCACCGAGCTGATGGCGCCGCGCATCACTTCGGCGCCATAGGCACCGATGTGCAGCCCGAGGCCGACGATGGCCACGGTGTAGGCACTGAGTTCGAGGTTGAACGGCGGCAATGGCAGGACGAAGAACAGCCAGAACAACTGCACCAGCAGCGACGTGCCACGAAACAGCTCGATATAGGCCACGCACAGCCAGCTCAAGGGTCGCCATGACGAACGCCGGCCCAGGGCTGCGAGGATAGCGGCGACGATGGCCAGCAACGAGCCGAAGAAGGTGACCTGGATCGTGACCCAGGCGCCCTGCAGTAACAACGGTATCAATTCACCCATGGTTCGACCTGAATAATCGCATT
Proteins encoded in this window:
- the ehuC gene encoding ectoine/hydroxyectoine ABC transporter permease subunit EhuC; the encoded protein is MGELIPLLLQGAWVTIQVTFFGSLLAIVAAILAALGRRSSWRPLSWLCVAYIELFRGTSLLVQLFWLFFVLPLPPFNLELSAYTVAIVGLGLHIGAYGAEVMRGAISSVAKGQYEACTALNMPATTRFRRIILPQALLAAIAPGTNLLIELLKNTSLVSLITLSDLSFRARQLDQATFQTLEIFSLTLLLYFVLAQVINFLMRRVERRLSRGRLRGSLS